Genomic window (Microbacterium oxydans):
CCCCGGCTACATCAGCCACGCGCACGACTTCCGCGGCGCGGAGGCGTTCGAGGACAAGGACGTGCTCGTGATCGGCGCGAGCTACTCCGCGGAGGACATCGGCAGCCAGGCGTTCAAGATGGGCGCCCGCTCGGTGACCGCGAGCTTCCGCTCGGCCCCGATGGGTTACGACTGGCCCGAGGGCATCGAGGAGCGCCCGGTGATCGAGCGCTTCGAGGGCAGCACCGCCTTCTTCGCCGACGGCACCTCGAAGCACATCGACGCGGTCATCCTGTGCACCGGATACCTGCACAAGTACCCGTTCCTCCCCGACGACCTCGCGCTGTCCTCGCCGAACAACGTCTACCCCGACGGCCTGTACCGCGGCGTGGTGTGGCAGGGCAATCCGCGTCTGACCTACCTCGGTGCGCAGGACCAGTGGTTCACCTTCAACATGTTCGACGCGCAGGCCTGGTACGTGCGCGACCTGATCCTCGGCCGCCTCGCGCTGCCCGACGAGCAGGAGCGCGCCGCATCCATCGCCGAGTGGCGCACACGATTCGGGCAGATCGACTCGGCCGCCGCGGAGATCCGCTTCCAGGCCGACTACATCCGCGATCTGCTGGAGCTCACCGACTACCCGGAGTTCGACATCGACCGGGTCGTCGAGATCTTCCTCGCGTGGAAGCGCGACAAGAAGGACGACATCATGGGCTACCGCGACCGCGTGTACGAGTCGGTCAT
Coding sequences:
- a CDS encoding NAD(P)-binding domain-containing protein, whose protein sequence is MTSRERVAIIGAGPSGMAQLRAFESAARAGAEIPELVCFEKQADWGGQWNFTWRTGLDEFGEPVHSSMYRNLWSNGPKEALEFADYSFDEHFGRPISSYPPRPVLWDYIAGRVEKTDVRDLIRFQTVVRWIEFDSEREVFTLTSEDLPTGQSVTEEFDRVIIASGHFSFPNVPDFAGIETFPGYISHAHDFRGAEAFEDKDVLVIGASYSAEDIGSQAFKMGARSVTASFRSAPMGYDWPEGIEERPVIERFEGSTAFFADGTSKHIDAVILCTGYLHKYPFLPDDLALSSPNNVYPDGLYRGVVWQGNPRLTYLGAQDQWFTFNMFDAQAWYVRDLILGRLALPDEQERAASIAEWRTRFGQIDSAAAEIRFQADYIRDLLELTDYPEFDIDRVVEIFLAWKRDKKDDIMGYRDRVYESVMTGTIAVVHHTPWLEELDDSLERYLDVDPDAVEPTRSIGGLPHDDDREVLATA